A window of Photobacterium toruni genomic DNA:
CACGAAGTTATCAAAGCTACAGTGTTGGTGACGCTTCTTGATACCTGAGCGCCCTAATGCTTTTGACACTCGCGTTTGTTGATTTTGCTCATAAAGATTCTTAGCGACCACATCGGCTTCACGCTGACGGATGGCTTGCATTTGCTCGTAAGTGTATGGCTTCACATGGGCTGGCATGGTTTGCGCTAAACGTTGCATGATGTTCATCGATAATCCTCCGGTGGACCATATTTGCCATCGCTGGCACCCATTCGCTGTGTGGCTGAGATTTGTTTGTTAGTACGCTCTGCTGCCCACTTGTTGGCATTGCGCATGCCGTTACGCCAAGCCGCTACCCAATCTAAATATTTACAATCACGGGCTTTCATCGCATCCTCCCACTGACACGTTGCCGCTTGTGCATCCAGTGTGAAACCTTGTGCTGAGTACCATTGCTGCATTGACTCGGTGATAGTGAAATCATCTGCCAGTTCAGTTTTCAATTTACGCTGAACACGAACAGGCTTGGTGTTACGTTCCTGTGGTGCTGGTTGTGATCGCTCTGTGATTTGAGAATCTTGATAAGCATCCTCGCAAGGGACTACAGGGTTATTGATCTGTTTTATCGGATCTGTATTGGATCTGTTAATGGATTCGGTAATTTTCCCGTTTCCTAGGTTTCGGTGAGATCCCCGAATGGATTCGGTAATATTCCCGTTTCCATTCGGTAAATTTACCGAATCGGAATGTTGGCTAAAAAAGATGATTTCCATTAGCTTTGATTCATTGAATTTGTAGTGCACAGTCGGTACACCGTTTGCCTTCTTACGGGCTGTTTCTAGGCAATCATTTAAGCGTGTTTTTAGTTTCTTCAATGCATAGCGAACTTGATCCACAGAGAAGCCTAATTCATCCGCTAATTGTTCATGACGCTTATAGAACCAACCATCTGTTCTAGTGGTACGGCCTGACCAAAACACGAGCTGAGACAGCACTGCGGCTTGGTTTAAATCACCGTTACAAAAACGAATGTAAACACGCGGAATACTGATATTAGCTTCATTACCTGATAGCTCACGTATTGCGTTAAATAACCCAGCCATACTGCCCCCGTACCTGTATTGATGTAATGTTGATAACTTGATAACACTTATTCATGGCTGCCAACCTTGTGGTTTTTAGCTGTCATTAAGGTTTCTAAATAACCCAGTAAAGGTTTATGAGATCCTTCACTTTCTTGTACTTCACGGTAAGCAGCACGAAGTTGTTCTACGGTGGCGTTATCAGGTAGCAACAATAACGATGACAATGCTTCGGATGACTCTTTGTTAAACATCGCCAGTAGCTGATCACGTTTAGGTGTTTCACTCCCCGTTCCTATTACTGCTACGGAAAACCCGAGTGGATTTAAAAACGCATTGAGCGCATCAGAAGCTCGTTGTTTAGGTAAGGCAACCAAAATAGCCGGTAACAAATCCATCATGGTGGCCTTAGCTTCAATACTGGTTCGTTCTAAGTAACGGAAAAAGTTTTGTTGGTTGTTCTTATCATCAGCCCCTACCGGTTTAAGCAATTGCTTTCGTTGGGCATCAACTTCAAACGGTAAATCCATATTGTGATATTGACGGGCAACTTTTTGAGCAATGAACTCTTTACTGACTTCAGTACGCCATCCCTCAACAGCGTTACGCATAACGCTTTTTAGGCTCTGAATTGACATGCGGGTTTTCCTTAACTGTATAAATAACCAGAAGATGGACAATCATCTATAATCAGATTGTTTCGTTACTATTTTGTTTAGGGTTAGGAAATACTTGCTCAAAGGTGCAATTGGCACCTAACTCATTGAGTGCATTCACGATCATCCAACATGTTTTTAGGTTGGGTTTTCTAATTGATGCTTCAAAATTAGAGATTCGAGATGGACCGCTATCTAATTTTCCAGCGAGTTCCGCTTGAGAAATATTAAGCAGTTTCCGTTGCTGTGCGATTTGATTCATTAAAGCTCCTTGGTTACCGTCAAGATACACATTTCGTGAATTATTATCAACTCAAGAATCACAAATTGTGTGTTATTTAATTTCACGCTTCGTGATATTTTATGAATATGGATAAAAAGACTGAAGTAGGACTGCGTTTAAAGCAGCTCCGTATAAAACAAGGCATTAGCCAAAAAGACCTAGCCGAACTTTGTGGTTGGGGACCTTCGCGTATCAGTAACTATGAGTCTGGATTAAGAAGTATTAATTTAGATGATGCTGACATGCTGGCTAAACATTTAAGCATTAAGCCCTATCAGATTTTATTTGATGATGATGAGCTAACCAGTTTTGCCAATGTCACCACTATTGATATCCAACCAAACTATAAACAAACTTTCCCTGTTTTAAGTTCAATTCAAGCTGGTGCATGGACAGAAGCGTGTGAGCCTTACTTGAAAGATGAAATAAGCGAATGGTACGGTACTACTGAGCGCACAAGCCCTAATTGTTTCTGGCTTCGTGTTCATGGTGATTCAATGACATCATCAAGTGGTATTAGTTTTCCAGAAGAAACATTGGTTCTTGTTGATGCTGAACGAGAGGCTCAAAACGGATCATTGGTTGTGGCTAAATTAACTGATGTGAATGAAGCCACGTTCAAAAAATTGGTTATCGATGCAGGCCAACGATTCTTAAAACCGCTAAACCCGCAATACCCTACTTTACCCATTAACGGTAATTGCAAAATTATCGGGGTTGTTATTGATGCCAAACTAAAACTGTTTTGATCAGTAACACATAAACATGAACCGCCTTCCTGGCGGTTTTTTTATGCCTAAATTTTAAATACACGATTTGTGTTGACATGGTAAACACGTTTTGTGTATCTTTGTGGAACACAAAACGTGAATTAAATACTTATCATAGCTTCATAATACAAGGATGAATGATCAATGTGTTCTCATTTCGATACTGCTCAAGGGGCAGTAAAACTCATTAAATCACGTAATAGTGATTGGCAAGAATGCTGGGAACTGTTGATCATTCCAAATCCAACAACTGGTTGGGGTGTCTCAAAATCTTATCCACTTGAAACTGACATCACCCAAGAACTTGTCGAGCAATTTGCTCATGAAGCTATTCACTTTCTATAATGTATCTCGGTTTATGACTACTAATGATAAAAAACGTGAACAAGCACGTAAACGCGCTCAACGTTTAAGAGATAAACGCAAAACCAATGGCGTGACCAGTTTTCCTCTTCCATTAAATAATATGGAAATCGAACGGCTAAATGAGATCTGTAAATTCTTCTCTTATCCCAATACACCTTGTGATAACACAGAAGCATTACAACTAATGATCCATCGTATTCATGGTGAGATGGAACAAATCAAACAATCACTAGGTACTTGCCAACATTGTGGTGAGTCATTACCAGAAGGATGTGCAAAATTAAAGGCGGGAGGCTTATTTAAAGGTGATGCCCGTTGCTGGCACACCATGAATCGGGTTCGTCTTTCTCAACCATCAAATAAAAGGATTTAATCATGCAGAATCTAATCATTACCTCTCCTGAACTAGTAGAGCTAACGGGTTATAGTCGTGCCGCTGATCAAGCTTCTTGTTTAAGAAACCACGGTATCTTTTATGTTGAAGGGAAAGATGGTCGTATAAGAACAACCTGGTATCACATTAACCATCCAGCTTCACACAGTAATAATAATGATGGCTTTAACTTAGAGGCATTAGCATGAGAGAACGTAATAACAAAGGCGATCGTAAACTGCCACCTCGTGTCTATGCTCATGGTAAAAAATACCGTTGGCACCCTAAATCAGGTGGTTCGATTGCTATATGCCCTATTGAATCCCCTTTATCACTAGTATGGCTTGAGTACGAAAAGCTAATTAATAAACATAGGAGAAATGTCGCTGAATTATTTCATGAATATTTTGATTCACCGCAATTTAAAGCACTTGCACCATCAACACAGCGTTCTAATTTGGCACGAGTACCAATATTAATAAAAGTGTTTGGTAACATGAATCCTAACGCTTTATTACCTAAACATATTCGTGCATTTATGGATAAACGTGGTGAACATTCAATATCAACGGCAAATAATGACTTTTCATTGCTTTCTAAAGTTATGCAGTGGTCATATGAACGTGGCAAGATAAATAAAAATCCATGTCGTGGCGTGAAAAAGTTTTCAGCTAATCAACGAGATCGCTATATTACAGATGAAGAATATCTTGCTGTTTACCAATGCGCTAATACCATCACCAAAGTTGCAATGGAGTTGGCCTATTTATGTGCGGCTCGTAAAGGTGACATATTAAAACTTGAATACTCGCATTTATTAGAAGATGGTATTTTCATTACTCAGTCTAAAACTGGCAAGAAACAAATCAAGATGTGGTCACCACGTTTACGTGAAGCAATCGCCCTATCGGAAACGTTAGCTGAAAAACAAACTAACTTTGTGCTTCGTCGGCCTAATGGCCAAAAGGTTCACGATCGTTCGCTACAAGATTATTGGCAGGCAGCAAAAAAGAAAGCGGCTTTAGAATATGGCATCAATACTGATTTCACATTCCATGATTTAAAAGCCAAAGGTATTTCAGATTACGAAGGAACAATGGCAGATAAACAACGGTTCTCTGGCCATAAAGAATTTGCTCAAGTTAATACCTATGATCGTAAAGTAGATATGGTGCCACCACTCAATCTAAAAAGTATTAATCAACCAAAGAGTGATCAATAGCAAAAAGCCCTCCAACTTGAAGTGAGGGCTTTTTGTATGGTAGGTATTAGAAATACCTACAAATAACACTCGACTTTTGTCAATACCAACCTTCATGATATTCGCAATATTTACCTATATAAGTTGGCTTGTTTATGTTCAATACTTTTTTAAGTTCTAGGATAATTTAATTAACGTGTTAGCAGCTGCTCATCAAAACCATCAATACTGAAGCCTAGACTTGCGATAGCAATGTTCACATTTACAGCCATATTTAAAATATCAAACAGTTTATCATTGTGTGTTTTCGGCAAGACAAAATTCA
This region includes:
- a CDS encoding tyrosine-type recombinase/integrase, encoding MRERNNKGDRKLPPRVYAHGKKYRWHPKSGGSIAICPIESPLSLVWLEYEKLINKHRRNVAELFHEYFDSPQFKALAPSTQRSNLARVPILIKVFGNMNPNALLPKHIRAFMDKRGEHSISTANNDFSLLSKVMQWSYERGKINKNPCRGVKKFSANQRDRYITDEEYLAVYQCANTITKVAMELAYLCAARKGDILKLEYSHLLEDGIFITQSKTGKKQIKMWSPRLREAIALSETLAEKQTNFVLRRPNGQKVHDRSLQDYWQAAKKKAALEYGINTDFTFHDLKAKGISDYEGTMADKQRFSGHKEFAQVNTYDRKVDMVPPLNLKSINQPKSDQ
- a CDS encoding DUF4224 domain-containing protein — protein: MQNLIITSPELVELTGYSRAADQASCLRNHGIFYVEGKDGRIRTTWYHINHPASHSNNNDGFNLEALA
- a CDS encoding LexA family protein; the encoded protein is MNMDKKTEVGLRLKQLRIKQGISQKDLAELCGWGPSRISNYESGLRSINLDDADMLAKHLSIKPYQILFDDDELTSFANVTTIDIQPNYKQTFPVLSSIQAGAWTEACEPYLKDEISEWYGTTERTSPNCFWLRVHGDSMTSSSGISFPEETLVLVDAEREAQNGSLVVAKLTDVNEATFKKLVIDAGQRFLKPLNPQYPTLPINGNCKIIGVVIDAKLKLF
- a CDS encoding helix-turn-helix domain-containing protein; protein product: MNQIAQQRKLLNISQAELAGKLDSGPSRISNFEASIRKPNLKTCWMIVNALNELGANCTFEQVFPNPKQNSNETI
- a CDS encoding toxin YdaT family protein; this translates as MSIQSLKSVMRNAVEGWRTEVSKEFIAQKVARQYHNMDLPFEVDAQRKQLLKPVGADDKNNQQNFFRYLERTSIEAKATMMDLLPAILVALPKQRASDALNAFLNPLGFSVAVIGTGSETPKRDQLLAMFNKESSEALSSLLLLPDNATVEQLRAAYREVQESEGSHKPLLGYLETLMTAKNHKVGSHE